In a single window of the Cydia amplana chromosome 4, ilCydAmpl1.1, whole genome shotgun sequence genome:
- the LOC134663162 gene encoding HEAT repeat-containing protein 3: MGKIRKPKRTKVRQNVVAQNSDEEEEVTVDTKENVVQTILDQIQAANVEEKYCGLQTFAMFIETPENIELVLNKGLIKVVAPLLLDQASSVRNAAAGALRNFSAAGHEACEGLLEQDAMTTLICYFHEHTESFTPESSSASKDEDMDTIIQCINLLWNLCESSDLAIKYLGQSRILDILPRYLDLTTFGNDIVTAVLQCLIVVVEDNPQAMEKIKSNSEKQLQELLSLESNEPAMLLVKTLAAGVTINTCGGNISSLPGNVIHQIIAILANTLSEDHRAACNQLSSDVPLPDGAGKITAPKGKAVQALENHIKSVTQMLDAQQSAVEIIANICSSEDAEDSVDGGDSSDSEDLPDDDLNCNGEETMLPEDKLPTEILEALVSLEIFDKVWAKTQLPAENVLMILKEYEGSALLYKKLQNLQTRSLLCVNNMLSSLPIENLGGVNGVYRLWVEAGKMVFKQNSDAVLLESATAVMRASLDKIKLRENGSADNVLFSDLAVSDLEMMLTGIRECTAPEIRSNLIRMIGLLALLLVNTLSDASANVICTITDFLLDQAHKENEVWVLAEAVDTIIDLYSEDETDALAAKLNLVEKLNALSPVLKNKARQQKKLPKEYKVLVSTVTSNLPRFIKYKKGRISKL, encoded by the exons ATGGGTAAAATAAGAAAACCCAAGCGTACGAAGGTCAGGCAAAATGTAGTCGCTCAGAATTCcgatgaagaagaagaagtgacCGTGGATACGAAAGAAAATGTAGTTCAAACTATCCTCGATCAGATACAG GCTGCCAATGTGGAAGAGAAATATTGTGGCCTTCAGACCTTTGCCATGTTCATAGAAACTCCGGAAAACATTGAACTTGTTCTAAACAAAGGTCTAATCAAAGTGGTAGCTCCGCTGTTGCTAGATCAGGCCAGTTCCGTCAGGAATGCCGCTGCTGGAGCGCTGCGGAACTTCTCTGCTGCGGGACATGAGGCTTGTGAGGGCCTGCTTGAACAAGATGCTATGACCACACTAATATGTTATTTCCATGAG CATACAGAATCCTTTACACCAGAGTCCAGTTCTGCTTCTAAAGATGAGGATATGGACACAATTATTCAGTGTATTAACCTGCTTTGGAACTTGTGTGAAAGCTCAG ATCTTGCTATCAAGTACCTTGGACAGTCAAGAATATTAGACATATTACCCAGATACCTGGATTTGACAACTTTTGGTAATGACATTGTTACTGcagtgttacaatgtcttataGTAGTTGTAGAAGATAATCCCCAAGCTATGGAGAAAATAAAGTCTAACTCAGAAAAGCAGTTACAGGAGTTACTGTCATTAGAGAGCAATGAGCCTGCAATGCTTTTAGTGAAGACTCTTGCTGCCGGAGTCACTATAAACACATGTGGTGGAAATATATCCAGTCTGCCTGGTAATGTTATTCACCAGATTATTGCGATTCTGGCCAATACTCTCTCTGAAGATCATAGAGCAGCATGTAACCAGCTTTCTAGTGATGTGCCATTGCCTGATGGAGCGGGTAAGATAACAGCGCCAAAAGGAAAAGCGGTTCAAGCATTGGAAAATCACATAAAATCGGTCACACAAATGTTAGATGCACAGCAGAGTGCTGTGGAAATTATCGCTAATATTTGTTCTAGTGAAG ACGCCGAAGACTCTGTGGACGGTGGGGATTCATCAGACAGTGAAGACCTGCCTGATGATGACCTGAATTGTAATGGAGAAGAAACTATGTTGCCTGAAGATAAATTACCGACTGAAATTTTAGAGGCCCTGGTGTCACTGGAGATATTTGATAAGGTGTGGGCGAAAACGCAGTTACCTGCGGAAAATGTGTTGATGATATTGAAAGAATATGAGGGCTCAGCATTGCTCTataaaaa ACTTCAAAATCTACAAACACGATCTCTGCTATGCGTGAACAACATGTTATCAAGTTTACCCATAGAGAACCTTGGTGGGGTAAACGGCGTATACAGGCTTTGGGTGGAGGCGGGCAAGATGGTCTTTAAACAGAACTCCGACGCGGTCCTTTTGGAGTCCGCCACGGCCGTCATGAGAGCGTCGTTAGATAAAATAAAGCTCAGGGAGAATGGAAGCGCTGATAATGTTCTATTCAGTGACTTGGCTGTCTCTGATTTGGAG ATGATGTTAACAGGCATCCGCGAATGTACTGCCCCAGAAATACGATCCAACCTGATCCGCATGATAGGACTCCTGGCTCTCCTATTGGTGAACACCTTGAGCGACGCCTCGGCAAACGTAATATGCACCATCACAGACTTCTTATTAGACCAAGCGCATAAAGAAAATGAAGTTTGGGTGCTAGCGGAGGCAGTAGATACTATCATTGATTTATATTCAGAAGATGAAACAGATGCCCTGGCTGCTAAACTGAATCTTGTAGAAAAATTGAATGCGTTATCACCAGTACTCAAGAACAAG GCAAGGCAGCAAAAGAAGCTACCAAAGGAATACAAAGTTCTCGTCAGCACTGTCACGTCAAATTTACCAAGGTTTATTAAGTATAAGAAAGGAAGAATAAGTAAGTTATGA